Proteins encoded by one window of Panicum virgatum strain AP13 chromosome 7N, P.virgatum_v5, whole genome shotgun sequence:
- the LOC120680614 gene encoding xylanase inhibitor protein 1-like, protein MSIYRSRTRTISLQSHLIMAFQHHRSWLLLLALAGLLCLAATAAEAKRTGELTVFWGRNKDEGTLREACDTGLYNTVVISFFSVFGHGKYWTDLSGHPLHGIGADIKHCQSKGIPVFLSIGGGGTHYSLPSSASPEAVANHLWNAYLGGGSGDVFRPFGDAAADGVDFYVDHGAPDNYDELARRLDYFNSMYYHATAKHVRLTATPRCAFPDRRLERALETGLFERIHVRFYGDEEERCSYKNGGVDGVVEEWEKWTARYPGSQLYVGLAAAESGVPDGAPPPVEVYLKYLYYDLLPKVQKADNYGGIMIWDRFTDSRTGYSTAVKGWASCSYGGCV, encoded by the coding sequence ATGTCTATCTATCGATCGAGAACAAGAACCATCTCACTGCAGTCTCATCTCATCATGGCCTTCCAACACCACCGTTCATGGctgctcctcctcgccctcgcTGGCTTGTTGTGCCTCGCTGCCACGGCCGCCGAGGCCAAGCGGACCGGCGAGCTGACGGTGTTCTGGGGCCGGAACAAGGACGAGGGCACCCTGCGCGAGGCCTGCGACACCGGGCTGTACAACACCGTGGTCATCTCCTTCTTCAGCGTCTTCGGCCACGGCAAATACTGGACCGACCTCTCGGGCCACCCGCTCCACGGCATCGGCGCCGACATCAAGCACTGCCAGTCCAAGGGCATCCCGGTGTTCCTCTCCatcggcggcgggggcaccCACTACTCCCTCCCGTCCTCGGCGTCGCCGGAGGCCGTCGCGAACCACCTCTGGAACGCGTACCtcgggggcggcagcggcgacgtgtTCCGCCCCTtcggcgacgcggcggccgacggcgtcGACTTCTACGTCGACCATGGCGCGCCGGATAACTACGACGAGCTCGCGCGCCGCCTCGACTACTTCAACAGCATGTACTACCACGCCACGGCAAAGCACGTGCGGCTCACGGCCACGCCGCGCTGCGCGTTCCCGGACCGCCGCCTCGAGCGCGCGCTGGAGACGGGGCTGTTCGAGCGCATCCACGTCCGCTtctacggcgacgaggaggagcggTGCTCGTACAAGAATGGCGGGGTCGACGGCGTCGTGGAGGAGTGGGAGAAGTGGACGGCGAGGTACCCCGGGAGCCAGCTCTACGTGGGGCTGGCCGCGGCCGAGAGCGGCGTGCCGgatggggcgccgccgcccgtggagGTGTACCTCAAGTACCTCTACTACGACCTGCTGCCCAAGGTGCAGAAGGCGGACAACTATGGCGGGATCATGATCTGGGACAGGTTCACCGACAGCAGGACCGGATACAGCACCGCCGTCAAGGGCTGGGCGTCATGCTCTTATGGCGGCTgtgtttaa